The Mycolicibacterium smegmatis genome has a window encoding:
- a CDS encoding GTP cyclohydrolase II — MVAEPNPVPPAATPRSAPRHIRLTSHHGAEGALAIRWGAPTAAERGPLIGTTTTRAHRNVIGTHSGSYSVYRALAVASGALSPEHRADLTNTAPTDVIGPYAQWSDPSAIVSLDPWGAMVAEAFTTELAAGFDIRPTIAITKAHVILPEIADAIAKGRLQPDGRILLPNGAALVTKAAIEPVWYLPGVAARFGCSETTLRRVLFEETGGMYPELVTRSDLEVFLPPIGGQTLYIFGNARDLADSSVELTARVHDECNGSDVFGSDICTCRPYLTHAIEECIRGAQRGGVGLVAYSRKEGRALGEVTKFLVYNARKRQAGGDTADQYFARTECVAGVQDMRFQELMPDVLHWLGIRKIHRLVSMSNMKYDAIVGSGIEVGERINIPEELIPADARVEIDAKMAAGYFTPGPVPDAEELKIAKGRELA, encoded by the coding sequence ATGGTCGCCGAACCCAACCCTGTTCCCCCTGCGGCGACCCCCAGATCTGCTCCCCGCCACATCCGCCTGACGTCGCATCACGGCGCCGAGGGCGCGCTCGCCATCCGGTGGGGCGCGCCCACGGCCGCCGAACGCGGACCGTTGATCGGCACCACGACCACGCGCGCGCACCGCAACGTGATCGGTACCCACAGCGGTTCCTACAGCGTGTACCGCGCCCTGGCCGTCGCTTCCGGGGCGTTGTCACCAGAGCACCGGGCCGATCTGACCAACACCGCACCGACCGATGTCATCGGCCCGTATGCGCAATGGAGCGATCCGAGCGCGATCGTGAGTCTGGACCCGTGGGGCGCGATGGTGGCCGAGGCGTTCACCACCGAACTCGCGGCCGGTTTCGACATCAGGCCCACCATCGCGATCACCAAGGCCCATGTGATCCTGCCCGAGATCGCCGATGCCATCGCCAAGGGCCGACTGCAGCCAGACGGACGGATTCTCCTTCCTAACGGCGCGGCGCTGGTGACCAAGGCCGCGATCGAGCCGGTGTGGTACCTGCCCGGGGTCGCGGCGCGATTCGGTTGCAGCGAGACCACTTTGCGTCGCGTGCTGTTCGAGGAGACCGGCGGCATGTACCCGGAGTTGGTCACCCGCAGCGATCTGGAGGTGTTCCTCCCGCCGATCGGCGGTCAGACGCTCTACATCTTCGGCAACGCCCGCGACCTGGCCGATTCGTCGGTGGAACTGACCGCGCGGGTGCACGACGAGTGCAACGGTTCCGATGTCTTCGGCTCCGACATCTGTACGTGCAGGCCCTATCTGACGCATGCGATCGAGGAGTGCATCCGGGGTGCGCAGCGCGGCGGGGTCGGTCTGGTGGCCTACTCCCGCAAGGAGGGCCGCGCACTCGGCGAGGTGACCAAGTTCCTCGTCTACAACGCACGCAAGCGGCAGGCCGGCGGCGACACCGCCGATCAGTATTTCGCCCGCACCGAGTGCGTGGCGGGCGTGCAGGACATGCGGTTCCAGGAGCTGATGCCGGATGTGTTGCACTGGTTGGGGATCCGCAAGATCCACCGACTGGTGTCCATGAGCAACATGAAGTACGACGCGATCGTCGGCTCCGGCATCGAGGTGGGCGAGCGCATCAACATTCCCGAGGAATTGATCCCGGCCGACGCCCGCGTGGAGATCGACGCCAAGATGGCCGCGGGATACTTCACGCCTGGACCGGTTCCCGACGCCGAAGAACTGAAGATCGCGAAAGGCCGCGAACTCGCCTGA
- a CDS encoding URC4/urg3 family protein, translating into MSHADVPAAVTALRRTQTIRERARFLYHRARDGGSAWFTVDDDALERAASEVAAVTRDNYPDLKIPYHSRWRHFEAGGIDRRQQIGTRVSGGDALTRAMVDLTVVSVLLDAGAGPDWRYTEPGTGQTFTRSEGLGVASLHAFCDGLFSSDPQDPLRVDAAGLARLDTHALGRAFQVGPGNPLVGLDGRVELLHRLGGALTEVSGAARPSALLEPLLGRGPVAAHDILDRLLASLSGIWLTPSAIEGHPLGDCWPHDAVPGPGPSAGWMPFHKLSQWLTYSLLEPFEWAGERITGLDELTGLPEYRNGGLFLDTGVLRLRDDNLTERAWSVGDQLIIEWRALTVALLDEIAPLVRELLGVPDLPLACVLEGGTWAAGRALAQRLRGGRPPLVIDSDGTVF; encoded by the coding sequence ATGAGCCACGCCGATGTGCCTGCCGCGGTGACGGCGCTGCGTCGCACGCAGACCATCCGTGAGCGCGCGCGTTTCCTGTACCACCGTGCCCGCGACGGGGGCTCTGCGTGGTTCACCGTCGACGACGACGCGCTCGAACGCGCCGCGTCGGAGGTCGCCGCGGTCACGCGGGACAACTACCCGGACCTCAAGATCCCGTACCACAGCCGGTGGCGGCACTTCGAGGCCGGCGGGATCGACCGCAGGCAGCAGATCGGCACGCGTGTGTCCGGCGGCGACGCCCTCACGCGCGCGATGGTCGACCTGACCGTCGTGAGCGTGCTGCTCGATGCGGGTGCCGGACCGGACTGGCGCTACACCGAACCCGGTACCGGACAGACCTTCACCCGCTCGGAAGGCCTCGGCGTCGCGAGCCTCCACGCGTTCTGCGATGGCCTGTTCTCCAGCGACCCGCAGGATCCGCTGCGGGTGGACGCGGCAGGCCTGGCCCGGCTCGACACCCACGCGCTGGGCCGTGCGTTCCAGGTGGGGCCCGGCAACCCCCTGGTGGGCCTGGACGGGCGGGTCGAATTGCTGCACCGACTGGGCGGTGCGCTCACCGAGGTATCCGGTGCGGCGCGGCCGAGCGCACTGCTCGAACCGCTTCTCGGCCGCGGCCCGGTGGCCGCACACGACATCCTCGACCGGCTGCTGGCGTCGCTCAGCGGAATCTGGTTGACGCCCAGCGCCATCGAGGGACATCCGCTGGGCGACTGCTGGCCGCATGACGCGGTGCCCGGACCGGGACCGTCGGCGGGATGGATGCCGTTCCACAAGCTGTCGCAGTGGCTCACCTACTCGCTGCTCGAGCCGTTCGAGTGGGCCGGGGAGCGGATCACCGGACTCGACGAACTCACGGGTCTGCCCGAGTACCGCAACGGCGGCCTGTTCCTCGACACCGGGGTGCTGCGGCTACGCGATGACAACCTGACCGAGCGCGCCTGGTCGGTGGGCGACCAACTCATCATCGAATGGCGCGCGCTGACCGTGGCACTCCTCGACGAGATCGCGCCCCTGGTCCGGGAACTGCTCGGCGTGCCGGACCTGCCGCTGGCATGCGTGCTCGAAGGCGGCACCTGGGCTGCCGGCCGCGCGTTGGCACAACGCCTGCGTGGCGGCAGGCCACCGCTGGTCATCGACAGTGACGGCACCGTCTTCTAG
- the upp gene encoding uracil phosphoribosyltransferase: MGTLHLIEHPLVQHKLTLMRQKDLSSKGFRQLLNEISMLMAYEVLRDIPLHDVEIETPLEHMTGTVIDGKKLVFVSILRAGNGILDGMLSVVPNARVGHIGLYRDPKTLVAVEYYFKLPNDVAERDVVVVDPMLATGNSAVAAIDRVKEQRPRSIKFVCLLTCPEGIAAVQEAHPEVTIYTAAVDRALDEHGYIVPGLGDAGDRIFGTK, from the coding sequence ATGGGCACCCTGCACCTGATCGAACACCCGCTGGTCCAGCACAAGCTCACGCTCATGCGTCAGAAAGACCTGTCCAGCAAGGGCTTCCGGCAGCTTCTGAACGAGATCTCGATGTTGATGGCCTATGAGGTGCTGCGTGACATCCCGTTGCACGACGTCGAGATCGAGACGCCGCTGGAGCACATGACCGGGACGGTGATCGACGGCAAGAAACTGGTGTTCGTGTCGATCCTGCGGGCGGGCAACGGCATCCTCGACGGCATGCTCAGCGTCGTGCCCAACGCCCGCGTCGGCCACATCGGCCTCTATCGTGATCCGAAAACCCTTGTCGCGGTGGAGTACTACTTCAAGCTGCCCAACGACGTGGCCGAGCGCGACGTCGTCGTGGTCGACCCGATGCTGGCCACCGGGAACTCCGCGGTCGCCGCGATCGACCGCGTCAAGGAGCAGCGGCCCCGTTCGATCAAGTTCGTCTGCCTGCTGACATGCCCGGAGGGCATCGCCGCGGTACAGGAAGCCCATCCCGAGGTGACGATCTACACCGCGGCGGTCGACCGTGCACTCGATGAGCACGGCTACATCGTGCCGGGACTCGGCGACGCCGGCGACCGCATCTTCGGCACGAAATGA